Part of the Methylomonas sp. AM2-LC genome, GTCTTTGATTAGTTTTGTTTCTTCTTCGTCCAGGCCCAGGGTGCGTACTGGCAAACCGGCATTTAAATGTTCCAGTACATTTTCCAGTACTTGTTTGCGAGCCAATTCTTCTTTATTGCCCGATTTGGATAATTTAGCGGCTTTTTGCAGGGCTTTTTCCACAGAAGCCATATCGGCCAGCGCTAATTCAGTATTGATAACTTCAATATCATTAACCGGATCGACCTTGCCAGCTACATGGATGACATTGTCATCCACAAAACAGCGCACTACATGCACAATGGCATCGGTCTCGCGGATATTACCTAAAAACTGGTTACCCAAGCCTTCACCTTTAGAGGCACCTGCCACCAAACCAGCTATATCAACAAACTCGATAGTGGTGGGTAACATACGCTCTGGTTTTACAATTTCTGCCAGTTTATCCATTCTGGGGTCGGGTACGGGTACGACACCAACATTGGGATCAATGGTGCAAAAGGGGTAGTTTTCGGCGGCAATTGCTGCTTTAGTCAGTGCGTTAAAGAGAGTAGATTTGCCAACGTTGGGCAAACCAACGATTCCGCAGTAAAGAGCCATATATGTCTTATTCCTAAAGTTTAAAGATTGCCAAGCAGCAGGGTATTTTTTGTAGAAAAACAAACCGCATCGTGCTGGGCTTGTTTTTGTTAACTACAGTATCTGATTATATAAATCGTTTCATAAGTTCTCGCGTGAAAAAGGCCGTCCATCCTTCCACGCGCTCAGGACGAACGGACTTTTTCATTATCAACTTTCGATAAAGCTCTCCTGAGTTGTATCAAAGAGGTTAAGACGAACGGTCTTTTTCTTTATCAGTGGTTGAATATAGGCTGCAAAAACTTTTGCAACGATTAATACTGGGTCAGATTGACAGGTGATTATACCTTTGCAAGGATAATTATCAACTGATGGACAGGAAGAGATGAGAGTAAAGCCAGTTAATTGCGCATAGACTCTTCGTACATAACGACTTTATCCCGACCTGATTCTTTTGCCTTGTACAAAGCCAAGTCGGCGCAATGGATGACTTGATCAATATCCAAATCTTGTTCAGTTTCGCAACACTCCATGCTGGTACAGTGCAATCCAATACTCATGGTTACTTTAACGGTTGTATCAGCAGACTTCCATTCCAGAGCTTTGATTTCGGCTCTAATTCTTTCTGCAAACCCTTTGCCATTCTGACAACTGGTGTTGATAAAAATAACCACAAACTCTTCACCGCCAAAGCGTACCAAAATATCACTACTACGCACCAAATGCCTTAGGGTATCGGCCACACTGATTAACACCTGATCGCCAAATACATGCCCAAACTCGTCGTTTATCTTTTTAAAATGGTCAATATCCATAACCAATAAGCAGAAAGGACTTTGATAGCGTTTATGGTAAGCAATGGCTATTTCTACCTGATTATAAAAATAGCGGCGGTTATGCAAGCCCGTCAGTTGGTCTTGCATGGACATACTTGCGTAATGATCTTTTAAGCGTTTGGTTTCTTCTACCAATTGTTCAAGATCGGCTGTACGCGCAGCAATTTTCATTTCCATTTGCCTAAATAAACGCCGATTCGTGATCAATTGACCTAACACGTTTTTATACACTTCCAACAAACGCACATGCCAATCACTAAAGTAGTATGGCTCAGGATGAGAGACATTTAATACGCCTATCAGCTGGTGATGTAAGGTAAATACCGGGGCGCTGATAATACTGCCCAGTAAGGTATTTTTATCTTCACTTTCACTCATGCGCATATCTTCCTGACAATTCTGGCAATGCTGTATACAGCCACTGGCAGCGGCCGCACCAATAACGCCCTCCCCTATCCTAAAAGTAGTGGGGCGCACTTGCCATTCCTGGTCATTACCAAGCTCTGCAATACTAAGGCCAGTGACATTGCTTAACAATCCATCATCACTCAACATAAAGAACGAACAACGTTCCATATCCTGATTTTGAATCAGTGTGGTTAGGGCTTGTTTTATCAGAGTTTTTTCGTCATCAGCGTGACAACTAATTTCAGAAAGGTGTTTAATAGCAGATAACGAGTCCAGCAGGGTAAGAACAATATCCTGCATACCGTGTCTGGTTAATTCGTAAGGAAAATCATCAGGGATTTGCGCATTCATCCTTTGCCTATAATATCTGCTAGCGTTTGTATATTTTCGCGATTTTCGCTTAAAAAATCCACTATTGCAGCAAGCCCGGCTGTGGAAATAGCTAAGTCTTCACCTATTGCATGCAGCTCATCCAAATCAACGGCATTTTTATTCAGCAGCATGGCACTCAGTCGCTGGCTAAGTTTCAACAAATTGATCAATTCCCGCTCTTCGCCATGAAAATCGGGATCGTTGTAAAATTTTACTACCGTTTGCAATACCAGCGGTAATTGCCATTTAGCCAGCAGATGATAGCCCATTATATAATGGCTATCGCCAAGTCGCGTTTCTATTTCTGCCGTAACAGGAATAGACTGTCTTTTACTGTGACTGATAATACTATCCATCTCTTCTGGAAGCAGATAAGCCAAAACTAACATGCCTACAAACAGTAATAAACCACTGGTATACACAGTGGATAAAGCATATCGGTTCATTTTATTGGCACTGGCAATTTTTTGAGCAGCCACTGCTGTTAGCAAAGAGCGCATCCAAAAATACCGGGTATTAAAGGCTGGACATTGTTTTGCATTAAATTGAACATTTAGAATGATGCCTAGCGTCAGACTTTTAACCAAATCCAGTCCTAATATTTGATAGACTGCGACCGATAAATCGGTAACGTTTCTGGATTGACCAAAATAAGCAGAATTTGCCAGCCCTAACAAACGGACTACCAATCCGGGTGACAAGGCCAAAACAGACGCCAGTTTATCAGTAGAAATTAAAGGATCATTGATAGCAGACACAATACGCAAGCTAGGCTCAGGCAAAGCTGGCAGTGTTTTGAGCTTGTTAATTTGCAATAATATTGCTTGCTTAGTATTTATGTTCATCAGCCTCAAATCAAATCAATTCAGTCGTTCTTAACAAAATTATAAAACGCCGATAATCGTCATCACTCATTGCGTCATTAAATATGACAAACGTTTTTTGGGGTTGCTCACTGGTGACATGTAAAACAGTTAATAACCTACAGACTACCGACGAGGTCTTAATTTTAATATCTATATAACGATCACTGTTTTTTAAATACAAGCGCCACCCAATGTTTGAAGTATAGCGCAGAAATAAACGAGTTGTTTGATATGCGTGATATTGATATAAGCAACTGACAATCAGTAGCAAACTCAGCAAAAATTTTATAGTGATTGGCCAATAAATACTCCAAATAGCTAGCAAACTAAGTACATGTAGCACACAAATGACTAGCAATAATTTTTTAGAGCGCCTGATTGTAAATTCCGCAAAAGTATCATTTTGTTTTGACATTCAGCCTCTTTTTTCCGGTTATTTTTTGATCTAAAGCGTTGATTGATGCCTTTGTTGAAAGTTGATGCTAATAAAAAATTTAAAATATCCTGCA contains:
- the ychF gene encoding redox-regulated ATPase YchF; amino-acid sequence: MALYCGIVGLPNVGKSTLFNALTKAAIAAENYPFCTIDPNVGVVPVPDPRMDKLAEIVKPERMLPTTIEFVDIAGLVAGASKGEGLGNQFLGNIRETDAIVHVVRCFVDDNVIHVAGKVDPVNDIEVINTELALADMASVEKALQKAAKLSKSGNKEELARKQVLENVLEHLNAGLPVRTLGLDEEETKLIKDLFLITIKPTLYIANVQDDGFDENPMLDKVRAFAEQEGASVVPVCAAIEAEIVQLDESEKQEFLQDLGLEEPGLNRVVRAAYKLLNLSTYFTAGVKEVRAWTIQVNATAPQAAGVIHSDFEKGFIRAEVIAYEDFVTYKGEQGAKDAGKWRLEGKEYKVQDGDVMHFRFNV
- a CDS encoding HDOD domain-containing protein, which produces MNINTKQAILLQINKLKTLPALPEPSLRIVSAINDPLISTDKLASVLALSPGLVVRLLGLANSAYFGQSRNVTDLSVAVYQILGLDLVKSLTLGIILNVQFNAKQCPAFNTRYFWMRSLLTAVAAQKIASANKMNRYALSTVYTSGLLLFVGMLVLAYLLPEEMDSIISHSKRQSIPVTAEIETRLGDSHYIMGYHLLAKWQLPLVLQTVVKFYNDPDFHGEERELINLLKLSQRLSAMLLNKNAVDLDELHAIGEDLAISTAGLAAIVDFLSENRENIQTLADIIGKG
- a CDS encoding sensor domain-containing diguanylate cyclase, which translates into the protein MNAQIPDDFPYELTRHGMQDIVLTLLDSLSAIKHLSEISCHADDEKTLIKQALTTLIQNQDMERCSFFMLSDDGLLSNVTGLSIAELGNDQEWQVRPTTFRIGEGVIGAAAASGCIQHCQNCQEDMRMSESEDKNTLLGSIISAPVFTLHHQLIGVLNVSHPEPYYFSDWHVRLLEVYKNVLGQLITNRRLFRQMEMKIAARTADLEQLVEETKRLKDHYASMSMQDQLTGLHNRRYFYNQVEIAIAYHKRYQSPFCLLVMDIDHFKKINDEFGHVFGDQVLISVADTLRHLVRSSDILVRFGGEEFVVIFINTSCQNGKGFAERIRAEIKALEWKSADTTVKVTMSIGLHCTSMECCETEQDLDIDQVIHCADLALYKAKESGRDKVVMYEESMRN